The following are encoded together in the bacterium genome:
- a CDS encoding diguanylate cyclase, whose amino-acid sequence MIETTELLQSYVHGIRSLSGARSVCLYVPTSLSGLSQPFLIADGEDPCLPELANLEAAEAFAAERRSEPAPGKARPLVRSADPDGSLLPLPSVESFWSGGVWPADSHQDEDSSPARRRSDGQPPPSQPSAWLGFRFTENGATLEERLKDRDFLERLAQEDSVPWWEWLFALGGALASHASQVAAILKDPITGFPDRTGFQAILTEEFERARHNGQPLSLLLINPDEFATINERFGREAGDSIIQDVSQRLRSALRSSDPISRYGGVIFAAILSETDLTTAREVADKVLEGIAEKSFLDGAVRLGFSIGIAVFEEKENPRMSALEFVRRADQALNAAKRLGGGCTVDWEERSGLEESGAFDRLSGIFTGNLSKDYRNMVLLWDTIDVIALNQDFEGLCGEVAERLYAAFKPSRIGVFSTQDDGSMVLTRGFTRRGTDSRNQSRVETVELSHDDETLLRLAVAAGKPREGPSEPDSSAEEATYAVPLRTSGASLGALFLAGDEDNLVLESSDLIFLKALAGQLAVALDRARLAELDQARQEGERRQLKAELKELRQALQQAKLIYKSHEMEEAIATARRVAPTDATVLITGESGTGKELLAQTVHELSSRRDRPFVIVDCGSIATTLIESELFGHEKGAYTGAQGRRKGQLAEADTGTVFLDEIGELPLEVQSKLLRFVQEKQFSLVGGSRTRRVDVRIVAATNRDLALEVAAGRFREDLYYRLNVVRIEVPPLRQRPVDVLHLARHFLDAFSVQYQKSVRRFTPAAENDLVRYSWPGNVRELQNRIMQAVILCDREELDATDLDLPVDATAPLIPEPVRRAAIDSRVKPTPTAGPTLLDEDCWARLREALGREVDLALTDRREMLFPLGTWVREDLILAANEAANGVARRAASSIGVAETTFRRRLVKAQRQQRAGLSPRSGRWADVRALLNEVVQESSDEGESEDLIRKASTLLLEEVLKRIPDDVTTGSQLMGVTAPTFRTRTGELSRVESPVS is encoded by the coding sequence ATGATCGAAACTACCGAGCTTCTTCAGTCTTACGTCCACGGAATACGCAGCCTGAGCGGTGCACGGAGCGTCTGCCTCTATGTGCCCACCTCGCTGAGCGGACTGTCGCAGCCGTTTCTGATCGCGGACGGAGAAGATCCGTGTCTGCCGGAGCTCGCCAACCTCGAAGCCGCCGAGGCCTTCGCCGCCGAGCGGAGGTCCGAGCCGGCCCCGGGCAAGGCCCGGCCACTGGTTCGAAGTGCGGATCCGGATGGGAGCTTGCTGCCTCTACCCTCGGTCGAATCCTTCTGGTCGGGTGGCGTCTGGCCGGCCGACTCACACCAGGATGAGGACTCGTCGCCGGCCCGCCGTCGCTCGGACGGCCAGCCTCCTCCCAGCCAGCCCTCGGCCTGGCTCGGCTTCCGTTTCACCGAGAACGGTGCGACTTTGGAGGAGCGACTCAAAGACCGCGACTTTCTCGAGAGGCTGGCTCAGGAAGACTCGGTCCCCTGGTGGGAATGGCTGTTCGCGCTCGGCGGCGCTCTCGCCAGCCACGCGTCGCAGGTGGCGGCAATCCTGAAGGATCCGATCACCGGCTTCCCCGACCGAACCGGCTTTCAGGCCATCCTCACCGAGGAGTTCGAACGAGCTCGGCACAATGGCCAGCCACTGTCGCTGTTGCTGATTAATCCCGACGAGTTCGCAACGATCAACGAGCGATTCGGTCGAGAGGCCGGTGACTCGATCATCCAGGACGTAAGCCAACGACTGCGCTCGGCGCTGCGCAGCTCGGATCCCATCTCCCGCTACGGCGGCGTCATCTTCGCGGCCATTCTCTCGGAGACCGATTTGACGACGGCGCGCGAAGTCGCCGACAAGGTGCTCGAAGGCATTGCCGAGAAGTCGTTTCTCGACGGAGCCGTACGGCTAGGCTTCAGCATCGGTATTGCGGTTTTCGAGGAGAAAGAGAATCCCCGCATGTCTGCTCTGGAGTTTGTGCGCCGAGCCGATCAGGCGCTCAACGCGGCCAAGCGCCTCGGTGGAGGCTGCACGGTGGATTGGGAAGAGCGCTCGGGCCTCGAGGAATCGGGGGCCTTCGACCGGCTGAGCGGCATTTTCACCGGCAACCTCTCCAAGGACTATCGCAACATGGTCCTGCTCTGGGACACCATCGATGTCATCGCGCTCAACCAGGACTTCGAAGGCCTTTGCGGCGAGGTGGCCGAGCGTCTCTACGCCGCGTTTAAGCCGAGCCGTATCGGAGTCTTCTCCACCCAGGACGACGGATCGATGGTGCTCACCCGCGGGTTCACCCGCCGGGGCACGGACTCGCGCAATCAGTCGCGAGTCGAGACCGTCGAGCTTTCGCACGACGACGAGACGCTCCTGAGACTCGCCGTGGCGGCCGGCAAGCCTCGCGAAGGCCCGTCGGAGCCCGACTCGAGCGCCGAAGAAGCCACCTATGCAGTGCCGCTTCGTACCAGCGGAGCTTCCCTGGGGGCTCTCTTTCTCGCGGGTGACGAAGACAATCTCGTGCTCGAGTCTTCGGACTTGATCTTTCTCAAGGCGCTCGCGGGGCAGCTTGCCGTGGCGCTCGATCGCGCCCGCCTCGCCGAGTTGGATCAGGCGCGTCAGGAGGGTGAGCGCCGCCAGCTCAAGGCTGAGCTCAAAGAGCTGCGCCAGGCCCTGCAGCAGGCCAAGCTCATCTACAAATCGCACGAAATGGAAGAGGCCATCGCTACCGCACGGCGAGTCGCGCCCACCGACGCGACCGTGCTTATCACCGGGGAAAGCGGAACCGGCAAGGAGCTGCTCGCGCAGACCGTCCACGAGCTGTCCTCCCGGCGAGACCGTCCGTTCGTGATCGTCGATTGCGGATCCATCGCAACGACCCTGATCGAGAGCGAGCTCTTCGGCCACGAAAAGGGCGCCTACACCGGAGCACAGGGGCGCAGAAAGGGCCAGCTCGCCGAGGCCGATACCGGCACCGTGTTCTTGGATGAGATCGGCGAGCTGCCGCTTGAAGTCCAGAGCAAACTCCTCCGCTTCGTTCAGGAAAAGCAGTTCAGCTTGGTCGGCGGGAGCCGGACCCGCCGCGTCGACGTCCGGATCGTGGCGGCCACCAATCGCGATCTAGCGCTCGAGGTCGCGGCGGGACGCTTCCGCGAGGACCTCTACTATCGGCTCAACGTCGTGCGGATCGAGGTACCGCCCCTGAGGCAGCGCCCCGTTGACGTCCTTCACCTGGCTCGGCATTTCTTGGATGCCTTCTCGGTCCAGTATCAAAAGAGCGTCCGGCGGTTTACGCCCGCGGCGGAGAACGACCTCGTCCGCTACAGCTGGCCGGGTAACGTGCGCGAGCTTCAGAATCGCATCATGCAGGCAGTCATTCTGTGCGACCGTGAAGAGCTTGACGCAACCGACCTGGACCTCCCCGTCGATGCGACCGCGCCACTGATTCCCGAGCCGGTGCGGAGGGCGGCGATCGATTCCAGAGTCAAGCCGACGCCGACGGCCGGACCCACGCTTCTGGACGAAGACTGTTGGGCACGGCTGCGCGAGGCGCTCGGCCGCGAGGTCGATCTCGCCCTGACCGATCGACGCGAAATGCTGTTCCCACTCGGAACGTGGGTCCGGGAGGACCTGATCCTCGCCGCCAACGAGGCGGCGAACGGCGTCGCTCGAAGAGCCGCGAGCTCGATCGGAGTTGCTGAGACCACGTTTCGGCGACGGCTAGTCAAGGCACAGCGCCAGCAACGGGCCGGCCTGTCGCCCCGCTCGGGTCGATGGGCGGACGTTCGCGCTCTGCTCAATGAAGTGGTGCAGGAGTCGAGCGATGAGGGCGAGAGCGAAGATCTGATTCGCAAGGCGTCGACCTTGCTGCTCGAGGAGGTTCTGAAGCGGATTCCCGACGACGTCACGACGGGGTCTCAGTTGATGGGAGTCACGGCACCCACCTTCCGCACTCGGACCGGCGAGCTGAGTCGAGTCGAGTCGCCGGTTTCGTGA
- a CDS encoding EAL domain-containing protein: MPTQTTVLMVEDDPPLLELGRRQLEEQSFRVVQASDATAGIEQYLANSPDLVLLDVALPDRSGFDVCETIRSLPGGHSVPVVIVTGMDDAETISRAYSCGATDFAVKPLNWTVLGNRIRLLIDADRASQSLAASRLQLEKAERIARLGTWEFDLTSERMSSSEETARILGIPHAEASPYESLLSSVHPLDKKNAFESFRKMVLELAEIDLEHRVIWPDGSVRTVHHRAQVSRDPGGLAVSVQGVIRDVTDLRRAEEKIQHLANYDRLTGLPNRHMFLELLEGSLARSQRGDRMAAVVYLDMDRFKKINDTLGPEIGDELLISIADRVRISLRKGDVLVPEQGPSVARWGGDKFLVLLSDLEDVGGAAKAVQRLLRQLEIPFSVADRECFLTASAGIAVYPPDGSGAYELLQHAESAMYHAKDLSRNRFQFYSDWMNASSARKLDLENELHKAVVQKELHLVYQPLFDARSERVVGAEALLRWRHPTMGPISPEEFIPIAESAGLINGLGEWVLRSACSQFRSWLEKGLPRIRLSVNLSSYQLREDDFVEKVAQILEETGLDSSLLDVELTERGVALGDETSVRSLKGLKRLGLRVAVDDFGTGNSALSYLKSFPLDILKIDRSFVKGISHGSSDSAIICAVIAMARHLKLEVVAEGVETKAQLDFLKNEGCDWVQGFFFAEPLPPEEFAETFDTLAQSQNRPNNEST, from the coding sequence ATGCCGACCCAGACTACGGTTCTGATGGTCGAAGACGACCCTCCCCTGCTCGAGCTGGGGCGCCGCCAGCTGGAAGAGCAGTCCTTTCGCGTCGTCCAGGCGAGCGACGCGACGGCAGGGATCGAACAGTATCTGGCGAACTCTCCGGACCTCGTACTTTTGGATGTCGCTCTGCCGGATCGCTCCGGATTCGACGTCTGCGAGACAATTCGGAGCCTTCCAGGTGGACACTCGGTGCCGGTCGTCATCGTGACCGGCATGGACGACGCCGAGACGATCAGCCGTGCCTACAGCTGCGGAGCCACCGACTTTGCCGTCAAACCGCTCAACTGGACGGTCCTCGGCAACCGGATCCGGCTCTTGATCGATGCGGACCGCGCCAGCCAGAGCCTGGCTGCCAGCCGGTTGCAGCTCGAGAAGGCCGAAAGAATCGCCCGACTGGGCACCTGGGAGTTCGACCTCACCAGCGAACGCATGTCCTCTTCGGAGGAAACAGCACGGATCTTGGGAATACCACACGCAGAGGCTTCACCCTACGAGTCCCTGCTCAGCTCGGTCCATCCACTCGACAAGAAGAACGCCTTCGAGTCGTTCCGGAAGATGGTCCTGGAGCTTGCGGAGATCGATCTCGAGCATCGGGTCATCTGGCCCGACGGCAGCGTTCGCACGGTACACCACCGAGCGCAGGTAAGCCGCGACCCGGGGGGGCTGGCCGTATCGGTCCAGGGCGTCATCCGAGACGTAACCGATTTGCGCCGTGCCGAAGAAAAGATCCAGCACCTGGCTAACTACGACCGCCTCACCGGCCTCCCCAATCGCCACATGTTCCTCGAGCTCCTCGAGGGGTCCCTTGCGAGATCCCAGAGAGGCGATCGGATGGCTGCAGTGGTGTACCTGGACATGGATCGCTTCAAGAAGATCAATGACACGCTCGGTCCGGAGATCGGGGACGAGCTTCTGATCAGTATCGCCGACCGGGTCCGGATATCGCTGCGCAAGGGAGACGTTCTGGTACCCGAGCAGGGACCGAGCGTTGCCCGTTGGGGCGGAGACAAGTTCCTGGTTCTTCTGAGCGATCTCGAAGACGTGGGTGGCGCCGCAAAGGCCGTGCAGCGGCTGCTTCGGCAACTGGAGATCCCTTTCTCGGTAGCGGATCGAGAGTGCTTCCTCACCGCCAGCGCCGGCATCGCCGTCTACCCCCCCGACGGAAGTGGAGCCTACGAGTTGCTCCAGCACGCCGAGTCGGCCATGTACCACGCGAAGGACCTGAGCCGAAACCGCTTTCAGTTCTATAGCGACTGGATGAATGCCTCTTCGGCAAGAAAGCTCGATCTCGAAAACGAGCTCCACAAGGCGGTGGTCCAGAAAGAGCTGCATCTTGTCTATCAGCCCCTTTTCGACGCCCGCTCGGAGAGGGTGGTCGGCGCTGAGGCTCTGCTGCGCTGGCGGCACCCCACGATGGGTCCAATCTCGCCGGAGGAATTCATTCCGATCGCCGAGTCAGCGGGCTTGATCAACGGCCTCGGAGAGTGGGTCTTGCGCAGCGCCTGTAGTCAGTTTCGGTCCTGGTTGGAGAAGGGGCTGCCGAGAATCCGCCTATCCGTCAACTTGTCGAGCTATCAGCTGCGCGAAGATGACTTCGTCGAGAAGGTGGCGCAGATCCTGGAGGAGACCGGTCTTGACTCATCTCTGCTGGATGTGGAGCTCACCGAACGGGGCGTGGCTCTGGGCGACGAGACTTCAGTCCGCTCGCTGAAAGGCCTCAAGAGGCTCGGCCTGAGAGTGGCCGTCGATGATTTCGGCACCGGGAACTCGGCCCTTTCGTACCTGAAGAGCTTCCCACTCGACATTCTCAAGATCGATCGTTCCTTCGTCAAGGGGATCAGCCACGGCTCGAGCGATTCCGCAATAATCTGTGCGGTCATCGCAATGGCGCGCCATTTGAAGCTCGAGGTCGTGGCGGAAGGAGTCGAGACCAAGGCCCAGCTCGACTTCCTCAAGAACGAGGGTTGCGACTGGGTCCAGGGGTTCTTCTTCGCCGAACCCCTGCCGCCTGAAGAGTTTGCCGAGACATTCGATACACTTGCACAATCTCAGAACCGACCGAACAACGAGTCGACGTGA